In one window of Leptolyngbya sp. 'hensonii' DNA:
- a CDS encoding response regulator transcription factor, translating into MSSVASAQQPVSVLLVDDEPRLRQGIRTLLGFYSANSPFTFEVVGEAADASQAIKLVAEQHPGLIVLDLELLTEDGITVLHHLREMAYRGKVLVLSAHREDEWVFRAMQAGASGYVFKDNLATQLCTALNTVLNDQVYLSPEVATCFFRLFHFYAGRSLAICQKFDLTEREQQVLNWLIQGASNEAIAEHLYITVATVKAHLTSIFNKLSVTSRTQAIIKALKLGLVNS; encoded by the coding sequence ATGTCATCTGTTGCTTCCGCTCAACAACCTGTTTCTGTCTTGCTGGTGGACGATGAACCTCGTCTACGACAGGGGATTCGCACCCTCTTGGGCTTCTACTCCGCCAACAGCCCCTTCACTTTTGAGGTGGTGGGTGAGGCCGCTGATGCCAGTCAGGCCATCAAGCTAGTGGCAGAGCAGCACCCAGGGTTAATCGTTCTGGATTTAGAACTGTTGACAGAAGATGGTATTACAGTCCTTCATCATCTGCGGGAGATGGCCTATAGAGGGAAAGTCTTAGTTTTATCTGCCCATCGGGAAGATGAATGGGTTTTCCGGGCCATGCAGGCGGGAGCCAGTGGCTACGTCTTCAAAGACAATCTGGCCACCCAACTCTGTACAGCCCTGAATACGGTTCTGAATGATCAGGTTTATCTCTCCCCAGAAGTGGCAACCTGCTTCTTCCGGCTATTCCATTTTTATGCAGGCCGATCGCTGGCCATCTGCCAGAAATTCGACCTCACAGAACGGGAACAGCAGGTGCTCAATTGGCTGATTCAGGGAGCTTCCAATGAGGCGATCGCCGAACACCTTTATATTACGGTGGCCACTGTAAAAGCCCATCTGACCTCTATTTTTAACAAACTATCTGTGACAAGCCGAACTCAGGCCATTATCAAAGCTCTCAAACTGGGATTAGTCAATAGTTAA
- a CDS encoding DUF4255 domain-containing protein, protein MSNHLAVAAVTATLQRILQSAIQDDVYGARVTTMRPNMLESGLTEPGVNIYLYLVTPNPAYRSNDPIGRRPRGELVKRTQAAVDLQFLLSFHGNENELEPQRLLGSVVGKLQDVLTITPDMIRDTLNDPAMAYLAESDLADQMEPIRIVATEISVENLSKIWSVFFQTPYSLSATYKATVVLLEGEEPGQLALPVRERRPLVMPFQQLAIERVMAQAGPLQPILANTTLLILGRNLHSNLTLIRIGNLELEPEQVSDHRIVFSLASVPQGALHPGVQSLQVVHPGARQQVPGPYRGIESNLAPFVLRPTITEVTATDSRRDGPGTYAALVTITFNLPIRADQIVVLVLNEWSTDNPSASLFKATRRNADGLTVTIPVDRLKAGDYLVRVQVDGAESLLDYDTNPGSPTFNRYISPRVVIGG, encoded by the coding sequence ATGAGTAATCACCTTGCGGTCGCTGCGGTGACGGCCACCCTGCAACGGATTCTGCAGAGCGCCATTCAAGACGATGTGTATGGGGCCAGAGTCACGACCATGCGGCCCAATATGTTGGAGAGTGGCCTGACCGAACCTGGTGTGAATATTTATCTCTACCTGGTGACCCCTAACCCGGCTTATCGCAGCAATGATCCGATCGGACGCAGACCCCGGGGCGAGTTGGTCAAGCGAACTCAGGCAGCCGTTGACTTACAATTCTTGCTGAGTTTCCACGGTAATGAAAATGAATTGGAACCCCAACGTCTGTTGGGCAGTGTGGTCGGGAAGCTCCAGGATGTCCTGACCATCACCCCAGACATGATTCGGGACACTCTCAACGACCCAGCCATGGCCTATCTGGCTGAATCCGACCTGGCCGACCAGATGGAACCGATTCGGATTGTGGCCACAGAGATTTCAGTCGAAAATTTATCCAAGATCTGGTCAGTCTTTTTCCAGACCCCCTACTCGCTGTCAGCCACCTATAAGGCCACAGTGGTGCTGCTTGAGGGTGAGGAGCCCGGTCAACTGGCCCTACCCGTGCGGGAGCGGCGTCCCCTGGTGATGCCCTTCCAGCAGCTCGCGATCGAACGAGTCATGGCCCAAGCTGGCCCCCTGCAACCTATTCTGGCCAATACCACCCTGCTGATCCTGGGCCGCAACTTACACAGCAATCTAACGTTGATTCGGATTGGCAATCTGGAACTGGAACCCGAACAGGTCAGCGATCATCGCATCGTTTTCTCGCTGGCCTCTGTACCCCAGGGCGCTTTACACCCCGGAGTACAGAGTCTGCAGGTGGTTCATCCTGGAGCCCGCCAACAGGTTCCCGGTCCCTACCGGGGGATTGAGTCCAACCTGGCTCCCTTTGTGCTGCGACCGACCATTACAGAGGTTACAGCTACCGACAGCCGAAGAGATGGGCCTGGCACCTATGCAGCCCTTGTGACCATAACCTTCAATTTACCGATCAGGGCTGACCAAATTGTGGTTCTGGTGCTGAATGAATGGTCTACGGACAATCCCAGTGCGAGTTTGTTCAAGGCGACCCGGCGCAATGCCGATGGCCTAACGGTGACGATTCCAGTCGATCGCTTAAAAGCAGGAGACTATCTGGTTCGGGTCCAGGTCGATGGGGCAGAAAGCCTGTTGGACTACGACACCAATCCCGGTAGTCCCACTTTTAATCGCTATATCAGTCCTAGGGTGGTGATTGGTGGATAA